Proteins encoded in a region of the Vitis riparia cultivar Riparia Gloire de Montpellier isolate 1030 chromosome 7, EGFV_Vit.rip_1.0, whole genome shotgun sequence genome:
- the LOC117919037 gene encoding F-box protein FBW2-like, which translates to MDEGCEFRSWDELIPDALGLIFSNLSLQEILTVIPRVCKSWRKTVMGPYCWQEIDIVEWSQRSSPENLDRMLEMLMTRSAGSHRKLCVSGLPTDASFSFVADHAKSLQTLRLPRSEISDPIVEEVAWKLSTITFLDVSYCRKMGAPALEAIGKHCKFLTGLRRIMHPLEIIDKLTQDDEALAIAATMPKLKNLEIAYLLVSTEPVLKILASCCELELLDVRGCWSVRLDEKLIKKFSGLKVVGPQVIDCYEGNGWDDCSAYSGSSGYLAWDFVAGEMDYYDDELYAAWEDESMDDLELRFYNGFDADNAGFDWPQSP; encoded by the exons ATGGACGAAGGATGCGAGTTCCGGAGCTGGGATGAATTGATACCAGATGCGCTTGGACTCATATTTAGCAATCTGTCTCTTCAGGAGATACTCACTGTAATCCCAAGGGTCTGCAAATCATGGAGAAAAACAGTGATGGGGCCTTACTGCTGGCAAGAGATAGACATTGTGGAATGGAGCCAGCGATCCAGCCCTGAGAACCTTGATCGAATGCTCGAAATGTTAATGACCAGGAGCGCTGGCTCACATCGCAAGCTCTGTGTTTCTGGCCTCCCGACTGATGCCAGTTTTTCCTTTGTTGCAGACCA TGCCAAATCTCTTCAGACCTTGAGGCTGCCAAGAAGTGAAATAAGTGACCCAATAGTGGAAGAGGTGGCTTGGAAACTCTCCACCATAACTTTCTTGGATGTGAGCTACTGCAGAAAGATGGGGGCCCCTGCCCTGGAGGCCATTGGTAAGCATTGTAAATTCCTCACGGGCTTGAGAAGAATCATGCATCCACTGGAGATAATTGACAAGCTCACCCAAGATGATGAGGCCCTTGCTATTGCAGCCACTATGCCCAAGCTCAAGAACCTTGAGATTGCCTACCTGCTAGTTAGTACAGAACCTGTGCTCAAGATACTTGCAAGCTGCTGTGAGCTTGAATTACTGGATGTAAGAGGGTGTTGGAGTGTCAGACTTGATGAGAAGCTTATCAAGAAATTCTCGGGATTGAAGGTGGTTGGACCTCAGGTCATAGATTGTTATGAGGGAAATGGCTGGGATGATTGCTCTGCTTACTCAGGTTCATCTGGCTACTTGGCCTGGGACTTTGTGGCCGGCGAGATGGACTATTATGATGATGAGCTCTATGCCGCCTGGGAAGATGAAAGTATGGATGATCTAGAATTAAGGTTCTACAATGGTTTTGATGCCGATAATGCTGGATTTGATTGGCCCCAATCTCCTTGA
- the LOC117918671 gene encoding haloacid dehalogenase-like hydrolase domain-containing protein At4g39970, translated as MAGCCWMVSQHLLLSPPPNHVPLNFSSALISSAPLSFSLGSGSRSRVRGRASARARARATRTSNALSVSASSTLQALIFDCDGVILESEDLHRRAYNDAFSHFNVRCPSSPSQHPLNWDSHFYDQLQNRIGGGKPKMRWYFKEYGWPSSTVFDTPPEDDGDRAKLIDILQDWKTERYKEIIKSGTVETRPGVLRLMDETKAAGIKLAVCSAATKSSVILCLENLIGIERFQGLDCFLAGDDVKEKKPDPSIYQTAVKRLGVSEKDCLVVEDSVIGLQAATGAGMSCVITYTSSTADQDFKDAIAIYPDLSNVRLKDLELLLQNVVPAK; from the exons ATGGCGGGCTGCTGTTGGATGGTGTCACAGCATCTTCTGCTCTCACCGCCTCCCAATCACGTGCCTCTGAATTTTTCTTCGGCCCTAATCTCTTCCGCCCCGCTCTCCTTTTCTCTCGGAAGCGGAAGCAGGAGCAGAGTCAGAGGCAGAGCTAGTGCCAGAGCCAGAGCCAGAGCCACTCGTACCTCCAACGCACTGTCAGTCTCAGCTTCGTCGACTCTCCAAGCTCTCATCTTCGACTGCGATGGCGTCATTCTGGAGTCGGAAGACCTGCATCGCCGAGCCTACAACGATGCCTTCTCTCACTTCAATGTGCGCTGCCCTTCCTCTCCCTCCCAGCACCCTCTCAACTGGGACAGTCATTTCTATGACCAGCTCCAGAACCGGATTGGCGGTGGCAAGCCCAAGATGCGCTG GTACTTTAAGGAGTACGGCTGGCCTTCGTCCACCGTCTTTGACACCCCCCCGGAGGATGATGGCGATAGAGCCAAGTTGATCGATATTCTTCag GACTGGAAAACTGAAAGGTACAAAGAAATAATCAAATCTGGAACT GTGGAGACTAGACCAGGTGTTTTGAGATTGATGGATGAGACTAAGGCCGCT gGAATAAAACTAGCTGTTTGCTCAGCAGCAACTAAAAGTTCCGTCATACTGTGTCTTGAAAATCTTATAGGAATT gaGCGGTTTCAAGGTCTAGACTGTTTCCTTGCAG GTGAtgatgtgaaggaaaaaaagcCGGATCCATCAATATATCAAACAGCTGTGAAG AGGCTAGGAGTGTCGGAGAAAGATTGTTTGGTGGTGGAGGATAGTGTTATCGGGTTACAG GCAGCTACAGGAGCTGGGATGTCGTGTGTGATCACCTACACATCTTCGACAGCTGACCAG GATTTTAAAGATGCAATAGCAATCTATCCTGACTTGAGTAATGTAAG GTTGAAAGACTTGGAGTTGTTGCTTCAAAATGTTGTCCCTGCCAAGTAG
- the LOC117918670 gene encoding 7-deoxyloganetin glucosyltransferase-like, with protein MATATVEKPHAVCIPYPTQGHISPMLNLAKLLHHRGFHITFVHSHFNYARLLKSRGPSSLGGLPDFRFESIPDGLPPPDNPDATQDIIALSISTANNCFIPFRNLLAKLNGGAPEIPPVTCVIYDGLMSFALEAAQQVGVPGVAFWTVSACSFICLLHFPHLLERGFTPFKDVSCLTKGNLDTIIDWIPGIPKIRLRDIPSSTRTTDPNDAFLEFIKGEISRAYKASASILNTFDALERDVLDSLSSMLNRLYTMGPMHLLLNQIQYEDTKLIGSNLWKEEPGCFQWLDSKKPGSVVYVNFGSITVLSPKQLIEFAWGLANSMQTFLWIIRPDLVMGETAFLPPEFLTEIKDRGMLAGWCAQEQVLIHSSVGGFLTHSGWNSTLESVCGGVPMICWPFFSDQHTNCYYSCEHWGFGTEIAYDVKREEVERVVRELMEGEKGKGMKKKVMKWKRKAEEATSPCGGSSYSNLNKLIQEILLPNKSITFN; from the exons ATGGCAACGGCGACGGTAGAAAAACCACACGCAGTGTGCATACCTTATCCAACTCAAGGTCACATCAGTCCCATGCTGAACCTCGCTAAACTCCTTCACCACAGGGGCTTTCACATCACTTTTGTTCACTCCCACTTCAACTATGCCCGTCTCCTCAAATCCAGAGGCCCTTCTTCTCTAGGCGGTCTGCCCGACTTCCGATTTGAGTCCATTCCCGATGGCCTCCCTCCTCCAGATAACCCCGACGCCACCCAGGACATCATCGCCCTCTCTATCTCCACTGCTAACAACTGCTTCATCCCGTTTCGCAACCTATTGGCCAAACTCAACGGTGGGGCGCCGGAGATCCCACCGGTGACTTGTGTGATTTACGATGGGCTGATGAGCTTCGCACTTGAAGCTGCTCAACAAGTGGGAGTCCCTGGAGTCGCATTTTGGACTGTCAGTGCTTGCAGCTTCATCTGCTTGTTACACTTTCCTCATCTCCTGGAAAGAGGTTTTACACCTTTCAAAG ATGTGAGTTGCTTAACAAAAGGGAATTTGGATACCATTATTGATTGGATACCTGGAATCCCAAAGATCCGTCTAAGGGACATACCATCTTCAACCCGAACAACGGACCCGAATGATGCCTTCCTTGAGTTCATCAAAGGTGAAATATCAAGAGCTTATAAGGCTTCTGCTAGCATCCTCAACACCTTCGATGCCTTGGAACGTGACGTTCTGGATTCCCTTTCCTCCATGTTGAATCGGTTGTACACTATGGGTCCAATGCATCTTCTTCTCAATCAAATCCAGTATGAAGACACCAAGCTTATCGGCTCCAACCTATGGAAAGAAGAACCTGGCTGTTTCCAGTGGCTGGATTCCAAGAAACCCGGATCTGTAGTTTATGTGAACTTCGGTAGCATCACAGTGTTAAGTCCAAAGCAGCTAATTGAGTTTGCATGGGGACTTGCTAATAGCATGCAAACATTCCTATGGATAATCCGACCCGATTTGGTGATGGGTGAGACCGCCTTTCTCCCGCCGGAGTTCCTAACGGAGATCAAAGATAGAGGCATGTTAGCCGGTTGGTGTGCCCAAGAACAAGTCCTGATCCACTCTTCAGTCGGAGGGTTCTTGACGCACTCCGGCTGGAATTCTACGTTGGAAAGCGTGTGTGGCGGCGTGCCAATGATCTGCTGGCCGTTCTTCTCCGATCAGCATACCAACTGCTATTATAGTTGCGAGCATTGGGGGTTTGGGACGGAGATCGCTTACGATGTGAAGAGAGAGGAAGTGGAGAGGGTGGTGAGAGAGTTAATGGAGGGAGAGAAGGGAAAGGGGATGAAGAAGAAGGTAATGAAATGGAAGCGCAAAGCTGAAGAAGCCACCAGCCCATGTGGGGGTTCTTCTTACTCCAATTTGAACAAACTGATTCAGGAAATTCTCCTGCCCAACAAAAGCATCACCTTCAATTAA